A stretch of Arachis hypogaea cultivar Tifrunner chromosome 15, arahy.Tifrunner.gnm2.J5K5, whole genome shotgun sequence DNA encodes these proteins:
- the LOC112749233 gene encoding zinc-finger homeodomain protein 7-like, giving the protein MERRGEEDKELEMATITATATTTTLGSYSVVVPNNNNNNNRDSSSSTSSKLSSPTVVGASETTHQPSQTHSLVFHHHDPPNHNHHHQHHLYPHLQPPNQQSLRPTSDPDLTSSPIATTAPQPPPPPPQAAATTTTALARYRECLRNHAASMGSHVVDGCGEFMPSGEEGTPESLRCAACECHRNFHRREVEGSAPQQHHNYYPNNNNNKHNGHSTHHLLQFHTAPPSSSLHHQRFSHAIAAAAPPSVQPVMMAFGGGGGGAAESSSEDLNMFHHQSNALGGQFSVQQASASKKRFRTKFTQQQKDRMMEFAEKLGWKIQKHDEQEVQQFCSQVGVKRQVFKVWMHNNKQAIKKQQQQHT; this is encoded by the coding sequence ATGGAAAGAAGAGGGGAAGAGGATAAGGAATTAGAGATGGCAACAATaacagcaacagcaacaacaaccactTTGGGTAGTTATAGTGTTGTTGttccaaacaacaacaacaacaataacagggattcttcttcttcaacttcttcaaAGTTGTCTTCTCCAACTGTGGTTGGAGCTTCTGAAACAACTCACCAACCATCTCAAACTCACTCATTAGTCTTCCACCACCATGATCCTccaaaccacaaccaccaccatcaacatcatctctaTCCTCATCTTCAGCCACCCAATCAACAATCTCTAAGACCAACCTCAGATCCAGATCTAACCTCGTCTCCTATTGCCACAACAGCACCACAgccgccgccaccaccaccacaagCAGCTGCAACAACCACCACAGCATTAGCAAGGTACAGAGAATGTCTGAGAAACCACGCAGCCAGCATGGGGAGCCATGTGGTGGATGGTTGTGGAGAGTTCATGCCAAGCGGAGAAGAAGGCACCCCGGAATCACTCCGGTGCGCCGCCTGTGAGTGCCACCGTAACTTCCACCGTAGAGAGGTTGAAGGCTCCGCTCCTCAACAGCATCACAACTATtaccccaacaacaacaacaacaagcacAACGGTCACAGCACTCATCATCTTCTTCAGTTCCACACAGCACCACCATCTTCATCCCTTCATCATCAACGATTCTCTCATGCTATTGCTGCTGCTGCTCCACCATCGGTTCAGCCGGTGATGATGGCGttcggaggaggaggaggaggagcggCGGAATCCTCTAGCGAAGATCTGAACATGTTCCATCATCAGTCAAACGCATTAGGAGGGCAATTCTCAGTGCAGCAAGCATCAGCGTCAAAGAAGAGGTTCAGGACAAAGTTCACACAGCAGCAGAAAGATAGAATGATGGAGTTCGCTGAGAAGCTTGGGTGGAAGATTCAGAAACACGATGAGCAAGAAGTGCAGCAGTTTTGTTCTCAAGTTGGTGTTAAGAGGCAAGTTTTCAAGGTTTGGATGCACAACAACAAGCAAGCTATCAAGAAACAACAGCAGCAGCACACGTAA